A window from Temnothorax longispinosus isolate EJ_2023e chromosome 1, Tlon_JGU_v1, whole genome shotgun sequence encodes these proteins:
- the LOC139824141 gene encoding uncharacterized protein isoform X2, whose amino-acid sequence MTSMCGSGKNHAAMNAGGYYRPYTYQSDYYLPRSSWSRVSVAQRNGNTTWRFGSAMLILSAMLVLIAVLAIAGLALWMGAFRTDSKNAIVGFSCSFRIARGERYNPMLKLNTSMVFREKERKFKNIFELLFRRSVLGLSYKQTMIDKFENGTLKVFFRLYLDRRKIPRSIVNIEDTIQDIIVKETYSISSLFKDMELDLTSVSVKRISQEGVMNQKQGQQKHAMITKNGLLRPNRNSSLIMSSKPKTKPTRIESSEPNIDFNNIPTIQGTYRATKVNITAENSTKEISEPITDSKGLATTRRTPSHPTTSQKVLNHVESSPTGEPSTKSTVATSSKTKSNEKRENEMKTTSSGTTTVRSDLDIFKDFRNPDFENNSPWKPIVPGYVTTEFKLLPNNNVRETSYTESTTRRVVPTTSDSRDNVRMPNAGTSTTSSTVPGSSLDSINFRDVSEINTFDIDNTDFPRDRIVPSLTARPNDDGKLDIEVAGQLPSEMYSVKLKASSHNADDGVTSTSEVPMIRGVSKNIMPTKDRAANATQKPEIKFDNSASIVEPDYIFGSSSDEKIMNDSLNTSGIGEAEPVPDTEVESEAKNRYRGSGIPALTTDENTLRNRKINVNSQQPIYTSYNTPDLNGGGLGGSSLIENLATTKPFRHTIPVDKITSVVHYSINYSSPLHNLDDLSLSDGTTIDAKLSEDKALTPIPSTRVEVETSVIGHDERDATVQLSSHGRITSTDPNVKENDRLSHSGITESYSESKLIPKDSGGKRGVSRNSTFVEVDIMKHTPGESEENGETYPEATAGDGESQKKKVYNETLKAYVVENLVTLAPVKSNTGIGRPVRPKPKLDSPDTLLEQLFGVRDYTHDGDTMADTESANSESSSSFSHKIQDSAKSDQKGSTNKSTIVEQIVEVVTSISTRVSSNIKSDPVILKFIVTNSTTDPVTHSKKTSTSVNEANKSFESAVDTTEKILLESRPILSAANLRTMQTSDRKMSLEENRVLLEKLKQLAQIKTDDDPIRVIRNNSKRNSSEILRLQDLTPSLNIDELKKIADVVTGNESLQNASSGFTLSRDGVEIFTKVLNKEEDRGERNEADTVSTIRESKNSCDGFLCGDGKCLNSSAICNMLVECPGAEDEANCTCADFLKTQMYQKICDGIADCWDYSDESNCDWCKKGQFVCGNSKSCIDIDKVCNGVSDCPGGEDEKKCTALIDDEPEEDIAGPRIDLVSTENLSRNQSEIESHFHTHQAIEPSVTDTATPYILPDDLEFERLMNDNNSLSPKLIDQESARNRDAGESKIVVAVSSRETPESSSDVLRNGLTPENNLRVKNNKTFPVANVHNKEIDNYNNRGYLSVRKNGKWGKLCLADTNSLNRERHARRITLSVEDLAKAACKAITYRDYETVEKVLDQNPVPNQFYYTLSYNDKSELSDKTALSLKSSECPSGEVLKVRCKNFECGIRTQVASTASRSFPSRHSRIVGGASSSMGNWPWQIALYKDGKYQCGGALIKDRWVISAAHCFYRAEDSYWVARIGATRRGSFRSPHEQLLRVDYIDLHPDYINNGFVNDIAVIRLERAVSFSDYIRPVCLPKAPVPSETICVVTGWGQLNEIGRVFPDTLQEVQIPVISTEDCRRKTLFLPLYKITSGMLCAGLENGGKDACLGDSGGPLVCLSPLENRYVLQGITSNGYGCGRRERPGVYTKIYSYMTYINIITTQKDIQPSAVEFCKGHRCPLGECLPKSRVCNGFLECSDGSDERDCSAISR is encoded by the exons ATGACTTCCATGTGTGGCAGCGGAAAAAATCATGCCGCGATGAACGCCGGAGGTTATTACAGGCCTTACACTTATCAG AGTGACTATTATCTACCAAGATCCAGTTGGTCTAGGGTATCGGTAGCACAAAGAAATGGCAATACTACATGGAGGTTTGGCAGTGCCATGTTAATTTTATCGGCTATGTTAGTGTTGATCGCAGTTTTGGCAATTGCTGGATTAGCTCTATGGATGGGTG CTTTTCGAACAGATTCTAAAAATG CTATCGTCGGATTTTCATGTAGCTTCAGAATAGCAAGAGGCGAAAGGTATAATCCCATGTTAAAACTAAACACGAGCATGGTCTTCCGAGAAAAGGAacgaaaattcaaaaatatt tTCGAGCTTTTATTTAGGAGAAGCGTGCTCGGCTTATCCTACAAGCAAACCATGATAGACAAATTTGAGAATGGGACTTTGAAAGTTTTCTTCAGATTGTATCTCGACCGAAGGAAGATACCACGCTCGATCGTAAATATCGAAGACACCATTCAAGATATTATTGTCAAAGAAACATACTCAATATCATCTTTGTTCAAAGATATGGAGTTAGACCTCACGTCCGTATCAGTGAAAA GAATAAGTCAGGAAGGTGTCATGAACCAGAAACAAGGGCAGCAGAAACATGCTATGATCACTAAAAACGGTCTATTACGACCAAATAGAAACAGCAGCTTGATTATGAGTTCAAAGCCAAAAACGAAACCAACCAGGATCGAATCCAGCGAGCCGAACATAGACTTCAACAACATCCCAACCATCCAGGGTACCTATAGAGCAACGAAAGTTAATATCACCGCGGAAAATTCAACTAAAGAAATATCTGAGCCGATAACAGATAGCAAAGGATTAGCCACTACTAGGAGAACGCCGTCACACCCCACGACGTCACAGAAAGTATTGAATCACGTAGAATCTTCGCCAACGGGCGAACCTTCGACAAAATCCACGGTAGCTACGTCCAGCAAGACTAAATCAAACGAAAAACGAGAAAATGAAATGAAAACTACGTCTTCAGGGACCACAACTGTTCGAAGCGATTTGgatattttcaaagatttcCGTAATCCAGATTTCGAGAATAACTCACCGTGGAAGCCGATCGTGCCGGGATATGTAACCACGGAATTCAAGTTGCTACCAAATAACAATGTCAGAGAAACCAGTTACACAGAATCAACCACGCGGAGAGTAGTTCCGACGACGAGTGATTCCCGCGATAACGTGAGAATGCCCAACGCTGGAACCAGCACGACGTCGTCAACGGTGCCAGGGTCATCGTTAGATTCTATCAACTTTCGCGATGTGTCTGAGATAAATACCTTCGATATAGACAACACCGATTTTCCGCGAGATAGGATCGTTCCAAGTCTAACAGCTAGGCCGAACGACGACGGGAAACTGGACATTGAAGTAGCCGGACAGTTGCCTTCGGAAATGTACAGCGTCAAGTTAAAAGCCTCGTCACATAATGCCGATGATGGGGTAACTTCCACCTCTGAGGTCCCGATGATTCGCGGagtttccaaaaatataatgCCAACAAAAGATAGAGCCGCAAACGCTACTCAAAAGCCGGAGATCAAGTTTGATAACTCGGCATCGATAGTCGAACCGGATTATATATTCGGGTCAAGCAGTGATGAGAAAATTATGAACGATTCGCTCAACACGAGCGGTATTGGCGAAGCGGAACCCGTGCCAGACACGGAAGTCGAATCGGAAGCGAAGAATCGATACAGGGGAAGCGGTATCCCGGCGCTGACCACGGACGAAAACACGTTGCGGAACAGGAAGATTAACGTTAATTCGCAGCAACCGATTTACACCAGTTACAATACGCCTGATCTGAATGGCGGCGGTCTCGGCGGGTCCAGTTTGATCGAGAACCTGGCGACGACGAAACCTTTCAGACACACGATACCCGTCGACAAAATCACGTCCGTCGTACATTATAGTATCAATTATAGCAGTCCTCTTCATAACTTGGACGATCTATCTCTTTCGGATGGCACGACCATCGACGCGAAATTGTCCGAAGATAAAGCCTTGACGCCAATACCATCAACGAGAGTCGAAGTGGAAACTTCTGTTATAGGGCACGATGAGAGAGATGCGACGGTCCAGTTGTCAAGTCATGGACGAATTACGTCGACAGACCCGAATGTAAAGGAGAACGACAGATTATCGCACTCTGGCATCACGGAGAGTTACTCGGAGTCAAAACTGATCCCCAAAGATTCGGGTGGGAAGAGGGGCGTATCGAGAAACTCGACGTTCGTCGAAGTCGACATTATGAAGCACACGCCCGGCGAGTCGGAAGAAAACGGAGAAACATACCCAGAAGCGACAGCCGGCGATGGCGAATCGCAGAAGAAGAAGGTTTATAACGAGACTTTAAAGGCCTACGTGGTGGAAAATCTCGTGACGCTGGCGCCTGTGAAGAGCAACACGGGGATCGGTAGGCCGGTGCGACCGAAACCGAAGCTCGACTCCCCCGATACTCTTTTGGAGCAGTTATTTGGGGTGCGCGATTACACGCACGATGGAGACACAATGGCGGATACCGAATCCGCCAACTCTGAAtcctcctcttccttttcGCACAAGATCCAGGACTCTGCGAAATCCGACCAGAAGGGATCTACAAATAAGAGCACTATAGTGGAACAAATAGTCGAGGTCGTTACCTCCATCAGTACCAGAGTGTCGTCCAATATTAAGAGCGATCCAGTCATCCTGAAATTCATCGTCACCAATTCTACGACCGATCCGGTTACTCATTCAAAGAAGACTTCGACGTCGGTCAACGAAGCAAATAAATCATTCGAATCGGCTGTCGATACAACGGAGAAGATACTCCTCGAAAGTCGGCCGATTTTGTCAGCGGCGAATTTAAGGACGATGCAGACGTCGGACAGAAAAATGTCGCTCGAGGAGAACAGAGTTCTGCTGGAGAAGCTCAAACAGCTCGCCCAGATCAAAACGGACGACGATCCCATACGAGTCATTAGAAACAACTCAAAGCGAAACTCAAGCGAAATTTTGCGACTTCAAGATCTCACGCCGTCGCTGAACATCGACGAGCTGAAGAAAATCGCCGACGTCGTGACTGGAAACGAGAGTCTACAGAACGCAAGTTCGGGATTCACGTTGAGTCGTGATGGGGtggaaatatttacaaaagtattaaataagGAAGAGGACcgaggagagagaaacgagGCAGATACAGTGTCGACGATTCGAGAAAGCAAAA ATAGCTGCGACGGTTTCCTCTGCGGAGATGGAAAATGCTTAAACTCCAGCGCGATTTGTAACATGCTGGTAGAATGTCCGGGCGCGGAGGACGAAGCTAATTGCACGTGCGCCGACTTCCTCAAGACGCAAATGTATCAAAAAATCTGCGACGGTATCGCCGATTGTTGGGATTATTCGGACGAGAGCAATTGCG ACTGGTGCAAGAAAGGTCAATTCGTATGCGGTAACAGCAAATCCTGCATTGATATAGATAAGGTATGCAACGGTGTTAGCGATTGTCCCGGCGGCGAAGACGAGAAGAAATGCACTGCTCTGATAGACGACGAGCCGGAAGAAGACATTGCTGGACCGCGAATTGATCTCGTCTCGACGGAAAATCTATCGAGAAATCAATCCGAGATAGAATCTCATTTCCACACACATCAAGCAATCGAGCCCTCTGTTACAGACACAGCTACTCCATATATCCTCCCTGACGATCTTGAATTTGAGAGATTAATGAACGACAATAATAGCTTATCTCCGAAGTTGATTGATCAGGAATCGGCTCGAAATAGAGACGCGGGGGAGAGTAAAATCGTCGTCGCTGTTTCCAGCAGAGAGACTCCCGAAAGTTCGTCGGATGTCTTAAGGAACGGTTTAACTCCGGAGAATAATTTGcgtgttaaaaataacaaaacttTTCCAGTAGCGAACGTTCATAACAAGGAGatcgataattataacaaCAGAGGATACCTCAGTGTACGAAAAAACGGTAAATGGGGAAAGCTTTGTTTAGCCGATACGAATAGTCTTAACCGAGAGCGGCACGCGCGCCGAATTACGTTGTCCGTCGAAGATCTTGCTAAAGCTGCGTGCAAGGCCATCACGTATCG AGATTACGAAACGGTAGAAAAAGTACTGGACCAGAACCCGGTGCCGAACCAGTTTTACTACACTTTGTCGTACAATGATAAATCCGAACTCTCGGACAAAACAGCCTTATCTTTGAAATCGTCCGAGTGCCCGAGCGGCGAAGTTCTCAAAGTACGATGCAAAAATTTCGAATGCGGAATAAGAACTCAAGTGGCATCGACTGCGAG CAGATCGTTCCCTTCTCGTCATTCCAGGATTGTTGGCGGTGCCAGTAGCTCCATGGGCAACTGGCCATGGCAAATTGCCTTGTACAAGGATGGAAAATATCAATGTGGTGGTGCTTTAATAAAAGATCGATGGGTTATTTCTGCAGCGCATTGCTTTTatcg CGCAGAGGACAGCTACTGGGTCGCAAGAATCGGTGCGACTCGTAGAGGAAGCTTCCGAAGCCCGCACGAGCAGCTCTTACGGGTGGATTACATCGATCTACACCCGGATTACATAAATAACGGATTCGTCAATGACATAGCTGTAATAAGACTTGAACGAGCGGTCAGCTTCAGTGACTACATTCGACCAGTGTGCCTCCCAAAAGCACCGGTCCCCAGCGAGACGATATGCGTGGTGACTGGATGGGGACAGTTAAATGAAATCGGCAGGGTgtttc CTGATACTCTGCAAGAAGTACAAATCCCGGTGATATCGACGGAAGATTGTCGACGGAAGACTCTATTCTTACCGCTGTATAAGATTACATCTGGCATGTTGTGCGCAGGATTAGAGAACGGTGGCAAAGACGCGTGTCTTGGAGATAGCGGCGGGCCTTTGGTATGCTTGTCCCCGTTGGAAAACCGTTATGTGTTACAAG GTATCACTTCAAACGGATATGGATGTGGCAGACGAGAACGACCGGGCgtgtatacaaaaatttattcttatatgaCGTACATCAATATTATCACCACGCAGAAAGACATTCAACCGTCCGCGGTGGAATTCTGCAAAGGTCACAGATGCCCTCTCGGAGAATGTTTACCCAAATCACGTGTCTGCAATGGATTTCTAGAATGCTCCGACGGCAGCGACGAACGAGATTGCTCCGCGATCTCGCGATAA